One window of Fusobacterium sp. genomic DNA carries:
- the murI gene encoding glutamate racemase yields MNKESSIGIFDSGIGGLTILKKIRELLPRENIIYYGDWKNNPYSEKSKEDIQNLSAKIMDFLIRNNCKAVVIGCSIFSAASLEFLKSQYNIPIIGMIEGGVKSAILESKQKKIAVMGSAFTIKSNVYEESIKKIDSDITVYQISCKALCTMLEKGWENYSDRMEILEGYLCQIPNAADTLILGGTHYPFILNDIRKFFSKKIVDSSVESAIELFRVLGQEDLLREGYKKGRIEFYINGNKEVFKDVAEQLFEKEEIINMFSLY; encoded by the coding sequence ATGAATAAAGAGTCGTCTATAGGAATTTTTGATTCTGGAATAGGTGGGTTGACTATTTTAAAAAAGATAAGAGAGTTACTTCCAAGAGAAAATATAATTTATTATGGTGACTGGAAAAATAATCCATATAGTGAAAAAAGCAAGGAAGATATACAAAATTTAAGCGCCAAAATAATGGACTTTCTTATTAGAAATAATTGTAAAGCTGTTGTCATTGGCTGCAGTATCTTTTCAGCTGCTTCTTTGGAATTTCTTAAGTCTCAGTATAATATTCCAATAATAGGAATGATAGAAGGAGGAGTAAAATCAGCTATATTAGAAAGCAAACAAAAAAAAATAGCTGTTATGGGTTCAGCTTTTACTATAAAATCTAATGTATATGAAGAAAGTATAAAGAAAATAGATTCGGATATAACTGTGTATCAAATTTCATGTAAGGCTTTATGCACAATGTTGGAAAAAGGGTGGGAAAATTATTCTGATAGAATGGAAATATTGGAAGGTTATTTATGCCAAATACCAAATGCAGCGGACACTTTGATTTTAGGAGGAACACATTATCCTTTTATTCTTAATGATATAAGAAAGTTTTTCAGTAAAAAAATAGTAGATTCTTCAGTTGAAAGTGCTATAGAGTTATTTAGAGTATTGGGTCAGGAAGATTTATTGAGAGAAGGATATAAAAAAGGGAGAATAGAGTTTTATATTAATGGCAATAAAGAAGTTTTTAAAGATGTAGCAGAACAGCTTTTTGAAAAAGAAGAAATAATAAATATGTTTTCATTGTATTGA